In the Tindallia magadiensis genome, ATGTGAGCTGATACAATAGAACGTGTTAAAAGATGATGTTAATTTGTGTAACGGATGGTGAAATGATGTTATTGGTATTTGATGTAGGAAACTCAAACATTGTTTTAGGAATGTTTCGAGAAGATAAGTTAAGTTATTCCTGGCGTGTTTCAACGGACCAGGCGAAAAGTTCGGATGAATATGTTATTTTGATCAATCAACTTTTAGAGTATTATGACCTTAAACCCGAAAGTGTGGAGGATGTTATCGTTTCTTCTGTTGTGCCAGATCTGACGTACACGTTGGAATTAGCTATCAGAAAACTTTTTCGAATCTATCCGTTATCCATGGACTCTGGAACAAAAACAGGAATGCAGATTCATTACGATAATCCAAAACAAGTAGGCGCGGATCGTATTGTGAATGCAGTGGCAGCTTACGAAAAATACGGCGGCCCTTTGATTGTGGTTGATTTTGGGACAGCAACTACATTTTGTGCTATCTCAGCTGCCGGAGAATATTTAGGAGGTACTATATCTCCTGGTATTAAAATTTCCAGTGATGCACTTTTTCAAAAAGCAGCAAAATTGCCTCGCATTGACCTTGTCAAGCCTGGAAGAGTGATTTGTCACAACACTGTATCAAGCATGCAATCTGGAATTATTTATGGGTATGTGGGCTTAGTAGAATATGTCATAGATAAAATGAAGAAAGAGTTATCTGATGAAATTCAATCAATTACGGTTGTTGCCACAGGAGGATTATCGACACTGATTGCCAGTGAAACAGATGCGATTGACGTGATTGATAAGACCATTACCTTGGATGGATTAAAAA is a window encoding:
- a CDS encoding type III pantothenate kinase — its product is MLLVFDVGNSNIVLGMFREDKLSYSWRVSTDQAKSSDEYVILINQLLEYYDLKPESVEDVIVSSVVPDLTYTLELAIRKLFRIYPLSMDSGTKTGMQIHYDNPKQVGADRIVNAVAAYEKYGGPLIVVDFGTATTFCAISAAGEYLGGTISPGIKISSDALFQKAAKLPRIDLVKPGRVICHNTVSSMQSGIIYGYVGLVEYVIDKMKKELSDEIQSITVVATGGLSTLIASETDAIDVIDKTITLDGLKIIYEKNKEGRTPESIRSEEMLPEKNLQLEA